In Nicotiana tabacum cultivar K326 chromosome 11, ASM71507v2, whole genome shotgun sequence, a single window of DNA contains:
- the LOC107824987 gene encoding uncharacterized protein LOC107824987 isoform X2, with translation MKAQKFRGNYSVRSCWYETNIWINPTLPQSTEFKSRFPAVRQSNFEPITQTSSQQSYSVRDELDKGIILFKTIRDLVQCTQECSY, from the exons ATGAAAGCTCAAAAATTTCGAG GTAATTACTCAGTGCGTAGTTGTTGGTATGAGACAAATATATGGATTAATCCTACGCTGCCGCAATCAACTGAGTTTAAATCCAG ATTTCCGGCAGTACGTCAATCAAACTTTGAGCCGATTACTCAGACAAGTTCACAGCAAAGTTACTCTGTTAGAGATGAGTTAGACAAAGGAATTATACTGTTTAAAACTATTAGGGATTTAGTTCAGTGTACGCAG GAATGTAGCTATTGA
- the LOC107824987 gene encoding uncharacterized protein LOC107824987 isoform X1 produces the protein MDGTAFISLLLWNRDAMQLIGKSAKELKEGLVEDVMAESEMKSVLQTPIEKSVSESGSSVLEDGNACNAKISPLKTYDKRSRSANKASTVGQDDDFNSQLSSNKVRKVIKKEKNP, from the exons ATGGATGGAACCGCTTTTATCTCATTATTGCTTTGGAATCGCGATGCTATGCAGCTTATAGGGAAGTCCGCAAAAGAACTTAAGGAAGGATTAGTTGAG GATGTTATGGCCGAAAGTGAGATGAAGTCTGTTTTACAAACTCCCATTGAGAAAAGTGTGTCAGAAAGTGGATCGTCCGTGTTAGAAGATGGTAATGCTTGCAATGCAAAAATATCTCCTTTGAAGACGTATGACAAGAGGAGTAGATCAGCTAATAAGGCATCAACAGTAGGACAAGATGATGACTTCAATTCTCAACTCTCTAGCAACAAGGTTCGCAAAGTcattaagaaagaaaagaatcCATGA